GGCAGGGATGACTTCGTCATAAATCAATTATCCGGCCGCTCATGTCAGAGAGGTCCACCACCGCGCAGGTGGGCTTTCCGCTGAGATACCCGCAGCCTTCGCCGGGATTGATTACCAGGGTTCCCTCCTCCCGGATGTCCAGTTTGTGGGTATGGCCGTAAACCACCAGGTCAAAGTTAGCCGATTTGACCAGGCTCTCCAGGCAATAAGGCTCGTGCATCATGCAGATCCGCCGCGATCCCAGGTCAAACTCGTACGGCCCGGGATGCAGTTCAAACCCGGCCTCCTGGAATTTTTGGGAGAGGTAGACC
The nucleotide sequence above comes from candidate division TA06 bacterium. Encoded proteins:
- a CDS encoding metallophosphoesterase — encoded protein: MKIGLISDTHDDLKSCYQACEAFKADGVKTVLHAGDMISPFMVPVFEQTKLKLIAVFGNNDGDKVYLSQKFQEAGFELHPGPYEFDLGSRRICMMHEPYCLESLVKSANFDLVVYGHTHKLDIREEGTLVINPGEGCGYLSGKPTCAVVDLSDMSGRIIDL